In Paenibacillus sp. BIC5C1, a genomic segment contains:
- a CDS encoding VOC family protein: MGKNKLLRMDNVGIVVESLDDSISFFEEIGLKLEGRTTVEGEWAGRVTGLGSQSVEIAMMVTPDGHSRLELSRFLTPPTMSDHRTAPINALGYLRVMFTVEDIDEMVSKLTKYGAQLVGEIVQYEDSYRLCYIRGNEGLLIGLAEELSNK; the protein is encoded by the coding sequence ATGGGAAAAAACAAACTTCTAAGAATGGACAATGTTGGCATCGTCGTAGAATCCCTCGATGACTCAATCTCTTTTTTCGAAGAGATTGGCCTGAAGCTCGAAGGGCGAACTACTGTCGAAGGTGAATGGGCTGGCCGCGTAACTGGGCTGGGTTCACAGTCTGTAGAGATTGCTATGATGGTTACCCCAGATGGCCACAGCCGACTTGAACTTTCGCGATTTCTCACACCACCTACTATGTCAGATCACCGAACTGCTCCTATAAATGCCCTCGGTTATTTACGTGTCATGTTCACCGTTGAAGACATTGACGAAATGGTATCCAAACTCACTAAGTATGGTGCTCAACTCGTTGGCGAAATTGTTCAGTACGAGGATTCGTATCGACTATGCTACATTCGTGGAAATGAAGGACTTCTAATCGGTTTGGCGGAAGAGCTCAGTAATAAATAA
- a CDS encoding extracellular solute-binding protein — MKKGKKNLLSGLSVTLIIVMALMGCSGSGGNTASQEKDYPVSGDTFVLGEKPLEFSFYGHYDWYTMPDWGTDAATKWIKENKKIDVVPISSGGVAKNKLSTMIVAGELPDVIWMDRGADVEKLRSEGMLVPFDDYLNKYPNLKKWAGESTLELLRSPDGKLYQFPNWYTTQPNGNAGYLVNKKIYEELGSPSLETPEDLYVYLKQVKSKYPDVVPLEVGQTAAGVDIMVSAFAENRPHTFNSMIAVPQGDQLVSLFTDPVYRELLQYMSRLYREKLVTQDAFTQKLEQVEQKVINGKVAVYVASSPTEFGSKGNNLLKAQDPDAGYIMVWPVHKAELDRNKIFPGDYKQLGWNVSVITKAAKDPEAIFAFLDWFTGPDGQRTIMWGPEGLYWDGTDEEDMPLFTDKFTSDAKGRDELMNATVNFQWNGNTVYVDNSKMKFESTLPPEKRNFETYWQSEITWKTQMNTTEYANLDPASDSEEGIIAQRVFEIYEQVRAKAISSTTSDQEVLSLLDKAEADAQKSGYDKLLKYKTARWQENKAKMAAAK; from the coding sequence ATGAAAAAAGGGAAAAAGAACCTTCTCTCTGGCTTGTCAGTCACACTTATCATTGTCATGGCTTTAATGGGATGTTCGGGTTCAGGAGGAAATACTGCAAGCCAAGAGAAGGATTACCCAGTTTCGGGGGATACCTTTGTACTGGGAGAGAAACCGCTGGAATTCTCATTCTACGGCCATTATGACTGGTACACAATGCCGGATTGGGGTACAGATGCTGCGACGAAGTGGATCAAAGAGAATAAAAAGATTGACGTCGTGCCGATCAGCTCCGGTGGCGTCGCCAAGAACAAGCTCAGTACCATGATCGTGGCCGGTGAACTGCCGGATGTTATATGGATGGATCGTGGAGCGGATGTCGAAAAGCTCCGTTCTGAGGGGATGTTGGTCCCGTTCGATGATTATCTGAATAAATACCCCAATCTGAAAAAGTGGGCTGGGGAGTCTACGCTCGAATTGCTTCGCTCACCTGACGGTAAGCTATATCAGTTCCCTAACTGGTATACGACGCAGCCAAACGGCAACGCAGGATATCTTGTCAATAAGAAGATTTATGAGGAACTCGGCTCGCCGAGCCTGGAAACACCAGAGGATCTGTACGTCTATTTGAAGCAAGTGAAGTCAAAGTATCCAGATGTCGTTCCGCTGGAGGTTGGTCAAACTGCTGCAGGAGTGGACATCATGGTATCTGCGTTTGCAGAAAATCGCCCACATACATTCAACAGTATGATCGCCGTTCCACAAGGGGATCAACTCGTATCCCTGTTCACGGATCCTGTCTATCGTGAGCTGCTGCAGTATATGAGCCGTCTGTACCGTGAAAAACTTGTCACTCAGGATGCCTTCACACAGAAGCTGGAGCAGGTTGAGCAGAAGGTTATAAACGGCAAAGTAGCCGTTTATGTAGCGTCAAGTCCCACCGAGTTTGGCTCCAAGGGCAACAATCTGCTTAAAGCGCAAGACCCGGATGCTGGTTACATCATGGTATGGCCTGTACACAAAGCGGAGTTGGATCGCAACAAGATTTTCCCTGGCGATTATAAACAGCTGGGCTGGAATGTCAGCGTCATTACGAAAGCGGCCAAAGATCCAGAAGCCATCTTCGCCTTCCTGGATTGGTTCACAGGTCCTGATGGCCAACGTACGATTATGTGGGGTCCTGAAGGATTATATTGGGATGGAACGGACGAGGAGGATATGCCGCTGTTCACCGACAAATTCACAAGCGACGCTAAAGGTCGTGATGAGTTGATGAACGCAACGGTCAACTTTCAATGGAACGGCAACACGGTCTATGTGGACAATTCTAAGATGAAATTCGAGTCTACCCTTCCGCCAGAGAAGCGGAATTTTGAAACGTACTGGCAATCGGAGATTACATGGAAGACGCAGATGAACACAACGGAGTATGCCAATCTGGATCCTGCAAGCGATTCGGAAGAAGGCATTATTGCGCAGCGCGTGTTTGAGATCTATGAGCAAGTTAGAGCTAAAGCGATAAGCTCCACGACCTCGGATCAGGAAGTGCTTTCGCTTCTGGATAAGGCTGAGGCGGATGCGCAAAAATCCGGTTATGACAAGTTGTTGAAGTACAAAACAGCGAGATGGCAGGAGAATAAGGCGAAAATGGCAGCAGCGAAATAA
- a CDS encoding N-acetylglucosamine kinase yields the protein MNYYLGVDGGGSKTLAVVTDETGRILGRGISGCGNHQLGAAIAESSITQAVDEAYAQAGLGKENITYATFGLAGADREADFRILRPIIGAMGLEKYRIVCDTVIAMRAGTRQTDGVVLICGSGTNGYGVNVAGEEVQIGGFGYEFGDFGGGGELAVEVFRTVIRSWEGREQPTALTSLTLKALTFETVEEMYHRFLDDGRRAPHTLAKLLFQAAPGDEVARKILERQGLELGKVASAVIHKLGMGNDSFDVVLAGSVLTRGEGDYVVRYIESQVTTAAPKCRLRILALEPAAGAILLAMDENGVRPDSTVYDQLHQGLAVKERNVKWAQD from the coding sequence TTGAACTATTACTTGGGAGTAGACGGTGGAGGAAGCAAGACATTGGCTGTCGTGACGGACGAAACGGGACGAATATTAGGAAGAGGAATCAGCGGCTGCGGCAATCATCAGCTTGGTGCTGCCATTGCAGAGAGCAGTATAACCCAGGCCGTTGATGAGGCGTATGCACAGGCAGGGCTTGGCAAAGAAAATATCACTTACGCTACATTCGGGCTTGCGGGAGCCGATCGTGAGGCGGACTTCCGCATCTTACGGCCAATAATAGGCGCAATGGGTTTAGAGAAATACCGTATCGTATGCGATACTGTCATTGCCATGAGAGCCGGCACAAGACAGACAGACGGGGTCGTCCTTATATGCGGAAGCGGGACGAATGGATATGGTGTTAACGTTGCAGGCGAGGAGGTTCAGATCGGAGGATTCGGTTATGAATTTGGCGATTTCGGTGGAGGCGGTGAACTGGCTGTCGAGGTGTTTCGGACAGTCATTCGTTCATGGGAAGGTAGGGAGCAGCCAACTGCTTTGACTTCGCTTACATTGAAGGCGCTTACCTTCGAGACCGTGGAAGAGATGTATCACCGATTTTTGGACGATGGAAGAAGGGCTCCACATACGCTGGCGAAACTGCTGTTTCAGGCTGCGCCTGGGGATGAAGTCGCAAGAAAAATATTGGAGAGGCAAGGTTTGGAGCTGGGGAAAGTCGCCAGTGCGGTTATTCACAAACTTGGCATGGGCAATGATTCCTTTGATGTTGTATTGGCTGGCAGCGTACTAACTCGTGGAGAAGGAGATTATGTGGTTCGGTATATCGAGTCTCAGGTTACTACAGCAGCACCAAAGTGCCGGTTGCGAATCTTGGCCCTTGAGCCAGCAGCAGGTGCCATCCTGCTCGCAATGGATGAGAACGGGGTAAGACCAGATTCCACGGTATATGACCAATTGCACCAAGGACTTGCCGTGAAGGAGAGGAATGTGAAATGGGCACAGGATTAA
- a CDS encoding carbohydrate ABC transporter permease — MRLSNGDRWFVGIIYVSLALFTFIALYPFWNAAVISFNSGTDTMQGGITFWPREFTLENYHVVFKDERLIDGFIISVLRTLLGTLLSIVATAILAYGISKRELMGRNFYMVTCIITMYFSGGLIPNYLLIRELGLMNSFWVMVIPGIISVWNMIIFRTFFKGIPPGLEESARIDGSSNWGVFIRIVLPLSGPVIATLSLFTAVYHWNDWFAPSIYISNTDLLPIQTKLQQILNANIMMEQMQNMDAAAQGRMSAMKTVTTKSLSMSTMMVATIPILCVYPFVQKYFVKGVLIGSLKE, encoded by the coding sequence ATGAGGCTGTCGAATGGGGATCGATGGTTTGTTGGCATAATTTATGTATCATTGGCTTTGTTTACATTCATTGCGCTATATCCGTTCTGGAACGCTGCCGTCATCTCATTTAACTCGGGGACAGATACGATGCAGGGCGGCATTACATTCTGGCCGCGTGAATTCACGCTTGAAAATTATCATGTGGTGTTTAAAGATGAGCGATTGATTGACGGTTTCATCATCTCGGTGCTCCGAACGTTGCTGGGTACACTGCTCTCCATTGTGGCAACAGCCATATTAGCTTATGGCATTTCTAAACGCGAATTGATGGGTCGCAACTTTTATATGGTAACTTGCATCATAACGATGTACTTCAGCGGCGGACTTATACCCAACTATTTGCTTATTCGGGAGCTGGGTCTGATGAACTCTTTTTGGGTTATGGTCATACCAGGAATTATCAGCGTGTGGAATATGATCATATTCCGGACGTTCTTTAAGGGAATCCCGCCGGGGCTTGAGGAGTCCGCCCGTATCGACGGTTCCTCAAACTGGGGGGTATTCATCCGAATCGTACTTCCTTTATCTGGACCGGTCATTGCAACGCTGTCGCTGTTTACGGCAGTGTATCACTGGAATGATTGGTTTGCGCCAAGTATCTACATATCCAACACGGATCTTCTACCCATTCAGACTAAGCTTCAGCAGATACTTAATGCCAATATCATGATGGAACAGATGCAGAACATGGATGCTGCTGCACAGGGCCGGATGAGCGCGATGAAAACCGTAACTACCAAATCGTTGTCCATGTCGACGATGATGGTGGCAACCATTCCGATCCTCTGCGTCTACCCATTCGTACAGAAATATTTTGTGAAGGGCGTATTAATCGGTTCTTTGAAGGAGTAA
- a CDS encoding IS30 family transposase, with protein sequence MSYTHLSIIERSKLEILYQQGKSTRAIAKELGRHHATIGRELRRNTAEHSYGAANAQEGYVHRRKASVSAGKWNPELASRIEEKLQATWSPEQIVERLRQEGQAMVCFKTIYRWLYTGRLVNGVLAVLRHKGKRQKPAETRGKFAVGKSISQRPKEVRHRKTFGHWELDTVVSGRGKSKGCVATFIERKTRLYTAIRMPDRTALSMEIAFGVAASQYPIRAFQTATADRGKEFACYTSLEAVHGVRVYFADPYSSWQRGSNENANGLLREFFPKGTDFAQITDEALENALDFINNRPRKCLSWRTAHESFSEELSHLA encoded by the coding sequence ATGAGCTACACACATCTTAGCATAATCGAGCGCAGCAAGCTAGAAATCCTCTACCAGCAGGGGAAAAGTACCCGAGCCATTGCCAAGGAACTTGGCAGACATCATGCCACCATTGGCCGGGAACTCCGCCGAAATACAGCAGAACACTCCTACGGCGCGGCGAACGCTCAAGAGGGCTATGTCCATCGCCGTAAGGCCTCCGTTTCCGCAGGGAAGTGGAATCCCGAACTCGCGAGTCGCATCGAAGAAAAGCTTCAGGCGACCTGGTCTCCCGAACAGATCGTAGAGCGTTTGCGTCAGGAAGGTCAAGCGATGGTATGTTTTAAAACGATCTATCGTTGGCTGTATACAGGCCGTCTGGTGAACGGTGTGCTTGCCGTTCTCAGGCACAAAGGGAAGAGGCAGAAGCCAGCAGAAACACGCGGCAAGTTTGCAGTGGGTAAGTCCATCTCTCAGCGCCCGAAAGAGGTTCGTCACCGGAAAACCTTCGGCCATTGGGAATTGGATACGGTGGTCTCGGGCCGTGGGAAAAGCAAGGGCTGCGTAGCGACGTTCATTGAACGAAAGACTCGCTTGTACACAGCGATTCGCATGCCTGATCGTACCGCGTTATCCATGGAGATTGCCTTTGGAGTAGCGGCTTCGCAGTACCCTATCCGTGCATTTCAAACCGCTACCGCGGACCGTGGCAAGGAATTCGCCTGTTACACCAGCCTGGAAGCCGTTCATGGCGTGCGGGTGTATTTTGCAGATCCCTATTCTTCTTGGCAACGCGGCTCGAATGAAAATGCGAATGGTCTCCTGAGAGAATTTTTCCCCAAAGGGACGGATTTCGCCCAAATCACAGATGAAGCTCTGGAAAACGCTCTTGACTTCATCAATAATAGACCACGTAAATGCCTGAGTTGGAGAACCGCTCACGAATCCTTTTCAGAGGAACTGTCGCACTTGGCTTGA
- a CDS encoding ATP-binding protein, with protein sequence METFNTLYPFTAIVGQSHLKLALILNVVNPKLGGVLIRGEKGTAKSTAVRALSGLVPELKVVNLPVSATEDRVVGALDIEHAIKTGEKKFEPGLLAAAHGHILYVDEINLLDDHIVDVLLDAAAMGVNTVEREGISHSHPSRFLLVGTMNPEEGDLRPQLLDRFALSVEVGGERDVQERADVIRRRLEYEQDPASFAQQYQSEQKEMLEQILQARKRLNGIRIADDMLELAAKIGIALEVDGHRSDITLIKTAATLAAWHEQEAVGLEHIQHAARFVLPHRMRRQPFEETGGMEQRLQAVLEPALTV encoded by the coding sequence TTGGAGACATTTAATACGCTGTATCCCTTTACAGCTATCGTCGGTCAATCCCATTTAAAGCTTGCGTTAATCTTGAACGTTGTCAATCCCAAGCTTGGAGGCGTATTGATCCGCGGCGAGAAGGGGACGGCCAAATCGACAGCCGTTCGTGCATTGTCCGGACTTGTTCCCGAATTAAAAGTGGTCAATCTGCCGGTAAGTGCAACTGAAGATCGGGTCGTGGGCGCTCTGGACATCGAGCATGCAATCAAAACAGGAGAGAAGAAATTTGAACCGGGATTACTTGCGGCAGCGCACGGGCACATTCTATATGTCGATGAAATCAATTTGCTGGATGACCACATTGTGGACGTGCTGCTGGATGCAGCAGCCATGGGGGTGAACACGGTGGAGAGGGAAGGCATATCCCATTCCCATCCTTCCCGGTTCCTTCTGGTGGGGACGATGAATCCTGAAGAGGGCGATCTGCGCCCTCAGCTTCTGGACCGTTTTGCATTGTCGGTGGAGGTAGGCGGTGAGCGGGATGTGCAGGAACGTGCGGACGTCATTCGCAGACGGCTGGAATACGAACAGGATCCGGCCTCCTTCGCTCAGCAGTATCAGTCGGAACAGAAGGAAATGCTGGAGCAAATTCTGCAAGCCCGCAAACGGCTTAACGGTATACGGATCGCTGATGATATGCTGGAGCTGGCGGCAAAAATCGGCATTGCCCTTGAGGTTGACGGACACCGCTCCGATATAACCCTGATCAAAACAGCAGCAACATTAGCGGCATGGCATGAGCAGGAAGCTGTTGGCCTGGAACATATACAACATGCGGCGCGCTTTGTTTTGCCTCATCGCATGAGACGGCAGCCGTTTGAAGAAACCGGCGGTATGGAGCAACGCCTGCAGGCCGTGCTGGAACCCGCCCTGACGGTATGA
- a CDS encoding ABC transporter substrate-binding protein yields MYLSKQRKRSSRYVALSSGIVLCAFILSACGVNDSTSKEAAPASIETSQTEQGDSNLTQVKEDYITFQDSTGRTIALKEQPKRIVVLSPEFLELLYAVGGEAAGRMEASGVSIPEQAEVVSSVGTVSQINLEQVVALSPDLVIGQPRFHKELVQSLESSGIPIALMSLSGYEDMKSKAEWMSKIAGTEAQLPTKLQALDDRVNDILAKLPGESPTFINLNVTPGGISIQKNGTSGLEIAKMLGLTNAAEELKPSANSPTTSPYSMETLVKQNPDYVFMIIHGQKAVGDKKIQDELESNPAWASLGAVKNQKVIVVPSDLFLTNPGLHYDEALAYLGKLIYPEIFGDVQ; encoded by the coding sequence ATGTATTTATCTAAGCAACGCAAGAGGTCATCACGGTATGTGGCATTAAGTTCAGGCATTGTCCTGTGTGCATTCATTTTGTCAGCCTGTGGGGTGAATGATTCCACAAGCAAAGAGGCAGCTCCTGCAAGCATTGAAACTTCTCAGACGGAACAGGGGGATTCAAACCTTACACAGGTTAAAGAGGATTACATAACGTTCCAGGATTCAACGGGACGAACCATAGCCCTTAAGGAACAACCTAAGCGTATAGTGGTGTTATCGCCTGAATTCCTCGAGCTGCTCTATGCCGTGGGAGGGGAGGCGGCCGGGCGAATGGAAGCCTCGGGGGTTTCCATCCCTGAACAGGCGGAGGTCGTGTCATCCGTCGGTACGGTCAGCCAGATTAATCTGGAGCAGGTTGTCGCTTTAAGCCCTGATTTGGTGATCGGACAGCCCCGTTTCCACAAGGAACTTGTCCAGTCTCTCGAGAGCAGCGGAATTCCTATAGCCTTGATGAGCCTATCGGGTTATGAGGACATGAAATCCAAAGCCGAGTGGATGTCCAAGATTGCCGGAACGGAAGCGCAATTGCCGACGAAGCTGCAGGCATTGGATGACCGCGTAAATGACATCTTGGCAAAGCTGCCCGGTGAATCACCGACTTTTATCAATCTGAACGTAACACCTGGCGGGATTTCGATTCAGAAGAACGGCACATCGGGGCTTGAGATCGCCAAAATGCTGGGACTTACCAATGCAGCCGAGGAACTAAAACCCTCGGCTAACAGCCCGACGACCTCGCCATACAGCATGGAGACGCTTGTGAAGCAAAATCCGGATTATGTTTTTATGATTATCCACGGACAAAAGGCGGTTGGTGACAAGAAGATCCAAGACGAATTGGAAAGCAACCCGGCATGGGCCTCTCTGGGGGCTGTTAAGAATCAAAAGGTGATTGTAGTGCCGTCAGATCTGTTTCTTACGAATCCCGGACTGCATTACGATGAAGCACTGGCGTATTTAGGGAAGCTAATCTACCCGGAGATCTTCGGTGATGTTCAATAA
- a CDS encoding ABC transporter ATP-binding protein: protein MNSIETKQLSLRYHDKFIIEQLNISFASGAVHSIIGPNGCGKSTLLKSLARQLKPAAGQVLLDGKALSNLNSRDVAKKLSYMAQSQDPVEVTVKELVGYGRTPHQPYWHQTSQKDREITEWAMGATGLDSYQDRMLHTLSGGERQRAWIAMALAQQPGVLLLDEPTTYLDIAHQLEIMEMVRELNQTLKMTIIMVMHDINHVAAYSDFILAMKSGAIEGYGSPSEVLTPELLSRVFGVMASVESGSVYDKPFCRITGLIQK, encoded by the coding sequence TTGAACAGTATCGAGACAAAGCAGCTTTCACTCAGGTACCATGACAAGTTTATCATTGAGCAGCTGAATATATCCTTTGCTTCAGGAGCGGTGCACAGCATTATAGGCCCCAATGGTTGCGGAAAAAGCACGCTTCTGAAATCGCTGGCCCGCCAACTGAAACCGGCTGCAGGTCAGGTTCTATTGGACGGCAAAGCGCTATCCAACTTAAACAGTCGGGATGTGGCCAAGAAACTATCCTACATGGCACAATCCCAGGACCCAGTGGAGGTAACGGTAAAAGAATTGGTCGGATATGGCAGGACACCTCATCAGCCTTACTGGCACCAAACCAGCCAGAAAGATCGCGAGATTACGGAGTGGGCAATGGGCGCCACAGGGCTTGACTCATATCAGGATCGGATGCTCCACACGCTATCAGGCGGTGAACGACAGAGAGCCTGGATAGCGATGGCGCTGGCCCAACAGCCCGGCGTGCTGCTGCTGGATGAGCCGACAACCTATCTGGACATCGCCCACCAGCTGGAAATAATGGAGATGGTTAGGGAGCTTAATCAAACGCTGAAAATGACCATCATTATGGTGATGCATGACATCAACCATGTTGCGGCGTATTCCGACTTTATTCTGGCCATGAAATCCGGAGCAATCGAAGGATACGGTTCTCCCTCGGAAGTGCTGACACCAGAACTACTTAGCCGCGTATTCGGCGTGATGGCTTCCGTGGAATCCGGCTCCGTATATGACAAGCCATTTTGCCGGATCACCGGATTAATACAGAAATAA
- a CDS encoding 6-phospho-beta-glucosidase, with protein sequence MGTGLKVAVIGGGSSYTPELIEGFIRHYDSFPVKDIVLVDISEGLHKLTVVGGLAKRMVERSGLPISITLTLDRKEGLRDAHYVSTQMRVGLLEARAWDETIPLKYGMLGQETTGAGGMMKALRTIPVLLEICKDMEMLCPDAWLLNFTNPSGMVTEAIMKHSSIRSIGLCNSPIAAYKWLSALYQVPEERIFCEFVGLNHLHWISRIEIDGKSKLEELLDTGGSYSASNVPQLAWNETLIRAIGAIPSYYLKYFYLHREMLAEQQAAAAIGETRAEMVKRLEDELFEIYKRPELVEKPKQLEQRGGAYYSEAAVNLMKAIHTDSGEVLTLNVMNGDTLDFLPEDASIEVNCVVMKNGAVPVPITRVPDAAVGLIQAVKTYESLAIEAAVSGSREKALLALSSHPLTDSVCIAEAMLNEMLEQNRTYLPQFFRGR encoded by the coding sequence ATGGGCACAGGATTAAAGGTTGCTGTTATTGGGGGAGGCTCTTCCTATACCCCTGAGCTGATTGAAGGTTTCATCCGTCATTATGATAGCTTTCCGGTTAAGGATATCGTGCTGGTGGATATTTCGGAAGGTCTTCATAAACTCACCGTTGTTGGCGGGCTGGCGAAGCGAATGGTTGAACGAAGCGGACTGCCGATTAGTATTACTTTAACTTTGGACCGCAAGGAAGGACTGCGGGATGCCCATTATGTATCGACACAGATGCGAGTAGGGTTGTTGGAGGCCAGAGCATGGGACGAAACGATTCCGTTGAAATATGGAATGCTCGGACAGGAGACGACCGGAGCCGGGGGAATGATGAAGGCTCTGCGTACCATACCTGTACTCTTGGAAATATGCAAGGATATGGAGATGTTATGTCCTGACGCCTGGCTACTTAATTTCACGAATCCTTCCGGAATGGTAACGGAAGCCATCATGAAGCATTCCAGCATACGTTCCATCGGTTTATGCAATTCCCCGATCGCCGCCTACAAGTGGCTGTCTGCACTCTATCAGGTGCCTGAGGAACGCATCTTTTGCGAGTTTGTCGGGTTAAATCATCTGCACTGGATCAGCCGGATCGAGATTGATGGGAAGTCAAAGCTGGAGGAGTTGTTGGACACAGGGGGGAGCTACTCGGCCAGCAACGTGCCGCAGCTTGCTTGGAATGAGACGCTGATTCGCGCGATTGGCGCCATTCCGTCCTATTATCTAAAATATTTTTACCTTCACCGTGAGATGTTGGCGGAGCAGCAGGCTGCCGCAGCCATAGGGGAGACGAGGGCTGAGATGGTCAAGCGCCTTGAGGATGAACTATTTGAGATTTACAAGCGGCCAGAACTAGTGGAGAAACCGAAGCAGCTGGAGCAACGTGGGGGTGCCTATTATTCGGAGGCGGCTGTCAATCTGATGAAGGCAATTCATACGGATAGCGGAGAAGTTCTAACGCTAAACGTCATGAACGGCGACACTCTGGACTTTTTGCCGGAGGATGCCAGTATCGAAGTGAACTGCGTTGTGATGAAGAACGGCGCTGTTCCGGTACCAATTACACGAGTACCGGATGCCGCAGTCGGCCTGATTCAAGCGGTGAAGACCTATGAGAGTCTGGCCATCGAAGCGGCGGTTTCGGGAAGTAGGGAGAAAGCACTGCTCGCCCTTAGCTCACATCCGCTGACCGATTCAGTGTGTATCGCAGAAGCGATGCTGAATGAAATGCTGGAGCAGAACCGCACATATTTGCCTCAGTTCTTCCGTGGAAGGTAA
- a CDS encoding iron ABC transporter permease: MFNKTTRPVWIILIFLIAAIAACLFSIATGAVMISLQDIANVILHPDLSGMNRDIIWNIRLPRTLVAMLVGANLAVSGALLQGVMRNPLADPHLIGVSSGAGLFGIFLLVVMPQYDHFLTPAAFIGATLAAFIIYLLSWKDGVSPLRIVLAGVAVSAFLGSGISAMLTFYSDRVQGALIFMVGGLAAKSWPDLSTILPYSIVGLLLALACSKRMNIMMLGDSNARNLGTRVELSRVLITATATLLAASAVSIAGLLGFVGLIIPHIARLLIGADYRLLIPASALLGAAVLTICDTLARIMFTPIELPVGIIMGVLGAPFFLYLLRRKQV, translated from the coding sequence ATGTTCAATAAAACAACCCGCCCTGTGTGGATCATACTGATCTTTCTGATAGCTGCAATTGCAGCGTGTCTGTTCAGTATTGCTACAGGAGCGGTCATGATCTCCCTGCAAGATATTGCAAACGTCATTCTGCATCCTGATCTTTCAGGCATGAACCGGGACATTATCTGGAACATTCGGCTTCCGCGGACGCTTGTTGCCATGCTGGTAGGCGCCAATCTTGCAGTCTCCGGCGCGCTGCTGCAGGGAGTCATGCGGAATCCGCTTGCGGATCCCCATCTTATAGGCGTCTCCAGCGGAGCCGGTTTGTTTGGGATTTTTCTGTTGGTCGTTATGCCTCAATATGATCATTTCCTGACTCCTGCCGCGTTTATCGGAGCCACCCTGGCAGCCTTCATCATCTACCTGTTGTCCTGGAAAGATGGGGTTAGTCCGCTGAGGATTGTTCTTGCTGGAGTTGCGGTTTCGGCATTTTTGGGATCAGGGATATCCGCGATGCTGACCTTTTACAGTGACCGGGTGCAGGGCGCCTTAATCTTTATGGTTGGCGGGCTGGCTGCCAAGAGTTGGCCCGACCTGTCAACGATACTGCCCTATTCAATTGTCGGTCTGCTTCTTGCGCTCGCTTGTTCGAAGCGGATGAACATTATGATGCTGGGAGATTCCAACGCACGAAACCTGGGCACACGTGTGGAGCTGTCGCGGGTCTTGATAACGGCTACGGCTACGCTGCTGGCGGCAAGCGCGGTAAGCATCGCAGGTTTGTTGGGGTTTGTGGGTCTGATTATTCCCCATATCGCGAGATTGCTTATCGGGGCAGATTATCGTCTTCTTATACCGGCATCCGCACTGTTGGGAGCAGCCGTGCTGACGATTTGCGATACGCTTGCCAGAATCATGTTTACACCCATTGAGCTTCCGGTGGGAATCATAATGGGTGTGTTAGGTGCTCCCTTTTTCCTGTATCTCCTAAGGAGGAAACAAGTTTGA